Proteins from a genomic interval of Staphylococcus debuckii:
- a CDS encoding copper ion binding protein, whose amino-acid sequence MEEKQLKVEGMSCEHCKSAVETAVGKIDGVESVNATPDNDTVDVKFNGEDQVLSEVEKAIYDAGYDVVK is encoded by the coding sequence ATGGAAGAGAAACAATTAAAAGTTGAAGGTATGAGTTGTGAACATTGTAAATCAGCAGTTGAAACAGCTGTCGGTAAAATCGATGGGGTAGAGAGTGTCAATGCTACTCCTGATAATGATACTGTTGATGTGAAATTCAATGGAGAAGATCAAGTATTATCTGAAGTTGAAAAAGCAATTTACGATGCAGGATACGATGTTGTAAAATAA
- a CDS encoding PH domain-containing protein, translating into MFEAQKLHPISYISGLIKTIKQNFIVIILFFFNIQDFDYKDSKQYIWPAFLLILFSFSFIINATKVFTTRYWIEGHHFILTYGIFNKKRKEIDIQRIQSIDTSQDVVNRLFGGVILEIKVPSNSIKLEIVSKKQSQWIEQSIKQVQNSVDLTDEKTEASDQEVQTETTSQKTIFKLNLKELVLMSFTSGSIVLAILTLSPILGSLQSVIPWDSIFHQFQNIAKAAYLVTAMIIVSILIIAYIIGVIIEFTRYFGYTLTEENHQLEIKHGLLNVKSLTVPTKRIQAVIEKQSFIRRMLGYTSIYFVITSDGASAPESESASGVVVILPFMKREKAYEMLDYLVPSLKFPAVETGLPKGGIRRNAQILAGIFIVGGIIGSYLWNIWVLVPAILLIILTVINSVIMVKNSGMLLSSDELVVKYSQLIRTRYYYAMKDKLIGFEKRQNPFLRKAGLAHFNFSTAKGAGSLDIGLRFVKAETAEELKLWYLKEAHHEA; encoded by the coding sequence ATGTTTGAGGCACAAAAATTACATCCAATTTCCTACATATCAGGCTTAATTAAAACGATTAAGCAAAATTTCATTGTTATCATTTTATTTTTCTTCAACATCCAAGATTTTGATTATAAAGATAGTAAACAATATATTTGGCCTGCTTTTTTGCTCATCCTCTTTTCATTTTCTTTTATCATTAATGCAACAAAGGTGTTTACCACAAGGTACTGGATAGAAGGGCATCACTTTATTCTCACTTATGGAATTTTCAATAAAAAACGTAAAGAAATAGATATTCAACGTATTCAATCAATCGATACTTCGCAAGATGTGGTGAACAGATTATTTGGCGGCGTTATTCTTGAAATCAAAGTACCTAGTAATAGTATTAAACTCGAAATTGTATCTAAGAAACAAAGTCAATGGATTGAACAATCGATTAAACAAGTTCAAAATTCTGTTGATTTGACTGATGAAAAGACGGAAGCTTCTGACCAAGAGGTACAAACAGAAACGACATCTCAAAAAACTATTTTTAAATTGAATCTAAAAGAATTGGTGCTTATGTCGTTTACTAGCGGATCAATTGTGCTTGCAATTTTAACGCTATCTCCTATTCTTGGCAGTCTTCAAAGTGTCATTCCTTGGGATAGTATCTTTCATCAATTTCAAAACATTGCTAAAGCTGCTTATTTAGTCACTGCAATGATAATTGTTTCAATTTTAATTATTGCATATATAATTGGCGTGATAATTGAATTTACAAGATACTTTGGTTATACGTTGACAGAAGAAAATCATCAACTGGAAATAAAACATGGATTACTGAACGTAAAAAGTTTGACCGTGCCGACTAAACGTATCCAAGCAGTGATTGAAAAGCAGTCATTCATTCGACGCATGCTAGGATATACTTCAATATATTTTGTCATCACAAGTGATGGTGCTAGTGCTCCAGAAAGCGAGTCAGCATCAGGAGTAGTCGTGATACTGCCTTTTATGAAGCGGGAAAAAGCCTATGAAATGCTAGACTATTTAGTGCCATCTCTAAAATTCCCTGCAGTTGAAACAGGTTTGCCTAAAGGCGGAATCAGACGTAATGCTCAAATTCTAGCTGGAATATTTATTGTGGGCGGTATCATAGGAAGTTATTTGTGGAACATCTGGGTGCTTGTACCTGCCATATTGTTGATTATTCTTACAGTCATCAATAGTGTGATTATGGTCAAAAATTCAGGAATGCTGCTTTCTTCAGATGAATTAGTAGTTAAATATTCTCAATTAATTCGCACTAGATATTACTATGCGATGAAAGATAAGTTGATCGGCTTCGAAAAAAGACAAAATCCCTTTTTGAGAAAAGCGGGATTGGCCCATTTTAATTTTTCTACTGCAAAAGGTGCTGGGAGCTTGGATATAGGGTTGCGTTTTGTAAAAGCTGAGACAGCTGAGGAATTAAAATTATGGTATTTGAAGGAGGCGCACCATGAAGCTTAA
- a CDS encoding Lmo0850 family protein — protein MNKNTDKLRNVVQLLSSLGVNIKKTKSRLEIMHTLPNTSVATSKLK, from the coding sequence ATGAATAAGAATACAGATAAATTACGTAATGTCGTTCAATTATTGTCTTCGCTCGGTGTCAACATTAAGAAAACCAAATCACGCTTAGAGATCATGCATACATTACCCAACACATCCGTGGCTACATCAAAGTTGAAATAA
- a CDS encoding PH domain-containing protein, translating into MELRQQSPRNALIYYYIRFSIAFVIEIMIASGIIVIANYLAWPIWIVLIVGALLAVQLLFYVVQPWILLKHRYYIVADNYVTKLHTFFFQKEVIVKLERIQFLKRKTGPLLNRFGLCRNSIVTAGEEIELPLMHMDKTKELERHCMNFLEKVDTDV; encoded by the coding sequence ATGGAACTTCGACAACAAAGTCCTAGAAATGCATTGATTTATTATTACATAAGATTTTCTATTGCATTTGTAATAGAGATAATGATTGCTTCAGGTATTATTGTAATCGCAAATTATTTAGCTTGGCCAATATGGATTGTGTTGATTGTTGGAGCACTCTTAGCTGTTCAGCTATTATTTTATGTAGTACAGCCTTGGATCTTGCTGAAACATAGATATTATATCGTTGCGGATAATTATGTGACGAAGTTGCATACTTTCTTTTTCCAAAAGGAAGTAATTGTAAAATTGGAACGTATTCAGTTTTTAAAAAGAAAAACAGGACCATTACTTAATCGATTTGGGTTATGTAGAAATTCAATTGTAACAGCAGGAGAGGAAATTGAACTTCCATTAATGCATATGGATAAGACTAAAGAATTAGAAAGACATTGTATGAATTTTCTAGAAAAGGTGGATACAGATGTTTGA
- the csoZ gene encoding putative copper chaperone CsoZ, producing MEAVMQTSIIKIDGLETEEAQHKLHQHLSEMTGVSAVQVDMDSNEIRISYETPVNLNNLEKEIYDAGYQILN from the coding sequence ATGGAGGCTGTCATGCAAACTAGTATTATAAAAATTGATGGTTTAGAAACTGAAGAAGCACAACATAAATTACACCAACATCTTAGCGAAATGACTGGTGTTTCTGCGGTACAAGTAGATATGGATTCCAACGAAATTCGTATTAGTTATGAAACACCTGTCAATTTAAATAATCTTGAAAAAGAAATTTATGATGCAGGTTATCAAATATTAAATTAA
- the cshA gene encoding degradosome RNA helicase CshA produces MQKFKDLGVSDKTAETLGNMGFAEPTPIQNDSIPFALNGLDILGQAQTGTGKTGAFGIPLIEKVVDKEGVQALILAPTRELAMQVAEQLRAFSRGQRVQVATVFGGMPIGRQIKALKKGPQIVVGTPGRVIDHLNRRTLKTNDIKTLIIDEADEMMNMGFIDDMRFIMDHLPSEQRQTMLFSATMPKAIQTLVQQFMKSPKIVKTMNNEMSDPQIDEYYTIVKELEKFETFTNFLDVHQPELAIVFGRTKRRVDELTSALISKGYKAEGLHGDITQAKRLEVLKKFKNDQIDILVATDVAARGLDISGVSHVYNFDIPQDTESYTHRIGRTGRAGKKGIAVTFVNPIEMDYIRQIEQTNDRRMRALRPPHRKEVLRARENDIKEKVEKWMSQEHSERLQNISSQLLNEYNDVELVSALLQELVEANDEVEVQLTFEKPLARKGGRHNSKGPRRGGKPNKRSNNKFDNKNRRSKGNKGGKHNNNKKFKNDKKPIKGRTFADMQK; encoded by the coding sequence TTGCAAAAATTTAAAGATTTAGGTGTTTCAGATAAAACAGCTGAAACGCTTGGTAATATGGGTTTCGCAGAACCGACTCCAATCCAAAATGACAGTATTCCTTTTGCATTAAACGGATTAGATATTTTGGGGCAAGCACAAACTGGTACTGGTAAAACTGGAGCATTTGGTATCCCATTAATAGAAAAAGTAGTAGATAAAGAAGGCGTTCAAGCCTTAATCTTAGCACCAACTCGTGAACTAGCAATGCAAGTTGCTGAACAATTGAGAGCATTTAGTCGCGGTCAACGCGTTCAAGTGGCAACAGTATTCGGGGGAATGCCGATTGGACGTCAAATCAAAGCCTTGAAAAAAGGTCCTCAAATCGTAGTGGGCACTCCAGGACGTGTAATCGACCACTTAAATCGTCGTACATTGAAAACCAATGATATTAAAACATTGATTATTGATGAAGCGGACGAAATGATGAATATGGGATTCATCGATGATATGAGATTCATCATGGATCATCTTCCATCAGAACAACGTCAAACAATGTTGTTCTCAGCTACAATGCCTAAAGCTATCCAAACTTTAGTACAACAATTTATGAAATCACCTAAAATTGTAAAAACAATGAATAACGAAATGTCAGATCCTCAAATTGATGAGTATTATACAATTGTGAAAGAACTTGAAAAATTTGAGACATTTACTAATTTCTTAGATGTACATCAACCTGAATTGGCGATTGTCTTCGGTCGTACAAAACGCCGTGTAGATGAGTTGACAAGTGCACTCATTTCTAAAGGTTATAAAGCAGAGGGCTTGCATGGTGATATCACACAAGCGAAACGTTTAGAAGTATTGAAGAAATTTAAAAATGATCAAATCGATATTTTAGTTGCTACTGATGTGGCAGCACGTGGACTAGATATTTCAGGTGTCAGTCATGTTTATAACTTTGATATTCCTCAAGATACTGAAAGTTATACTCACCGTATCGGACGTACAGGCCGTGCGGGCAAAAAAGGTATCGCAGTCACTTTCGTTAATCCGATTGAAATGGATTATATCCGTCAAATCGAACAAACAAATGACCGCCGTATGAGAGCATTGCGTCCTCCGCATCGCAAAGAAGTTTTAAGAGCACGTGAAAATGATATTAAAGAAAAAGTTGAAAAATGGATGTCTCAAGAACATTCAGAACGCTTACAAAATATCTCATCTCAATTATTGAATGAATATAATGATGTAGAACTTGTATCTGCTTTATTACAAGAATTAGTAGAAGCAAATGATGAAGTAGAAGTTCAATTAACATTTGAAAAACCACTTGCTCGTAAAGGTGGTCGTCATAATTCTAAAGGTCCACGCAGAGGTGGTAAACCAAATAAACGTTCAAATAATAAATTTGACAATAAAAACCGTCGCAGTAAAGGAAATAAAGGCGGTAAACACAACAATAATAAGAAATTTAAAAATGATAAAAAACCGATTAAAGGTCGTACGTTTGCAGATATGCAGAAATAA
- a CDS encoding heavy metal translocating P-type ATPase, which yields MEKAEFKISGMTCAACSARIERVLNRTEGVDSANVNLVTEKAAVDFNNQDIDLNEIFEKVKNLGYEPIAIETPEETQQRKKKELDKQKYKFIISLILSLPLIYTMVGHFSFLSFLPLPHFMTHPLFQFILATPVQFILGWQFYKGAYGALRNKSANMDVLVALGTSAAYFYSIYLAVIHYGELHIPLYFETSAVLITLILLGKYFEAKAKGHASDAINKLLSLQVKEARVEKNGETVEMPVDQVKKGDILLVKNGEYIPLDGEIIAGATSVDESMLTGESIPVDKEEGDKVIGATLNHGNFIKVRVTQTGDDLVLNQIIRIVEEAQGEKPNIQRLADKISGIFVPTVLMIALVVFIVWFSLVTPLNFQSSLEVFIAVIVIACPCALGLATPTSIMAGSGRAAELGVLFKSSEALEQTQNVDTIVFDKTGTLTEGHPSVYKVIDNTDNQQLGVLMKSLEQQSEHPLSQAITEYYADTAVLPVEDYQTHAGNGISGKINGQSIKIGSISFIKPVLEQWDDALEQDIQSMQHQGATVVLATIDKQFAGMVALRDEPKAAAKDLIYRLRDEYEIIMLSGDTQTTAESIAKELGISHVIAGIKPDDKSNQIGQLQDEGKNVMMVGDGINDAPALAKSNIGVAMGTGSDIAIEAGDIMIVGGDIQKVDTALDMSKKTLKNIKENLFFAFCYNAIGIPVAAFGLLAPWIAGTAMAFSSVSVVLNALRLQKVKYQKNLQK from the coding sequence ATGGAAAAGGCTGAATTTAAAATTTCAGGCATGACTTGTGCTGCATGTTCAGCAAGAATTGAACGTGTATTGAATAGAACTGAAGGTGTAGATAGTGCAAACGTTAATCTAGTAACTGAAAAGGCGGCTGTGGACTTTAACAATCAAGATATTGATCTCAATGAAATTTTTGAAAAAGTAAAGAACCTAGGTTATGAACCTATTGCGATTGAAACACCTGAAGAAACTCAACAGAGAAAGAAAAAGGAATTGGATAAGCAGAAATATAAATTTATTATTTCATTAATTTTATCCTTGCCATTAATTTATACAATGGTAGGGCATTTCAGCTTTTTAAGTTTTCTGCCGCTTCCTCATTTCATGACGCACCCACTATTTCAATTTATTTTAGCGACACCTGTCCAATTTATTTTAGGATGGCAGTTCTATAAAGGCGCTTATGGCGCTTTAAGAAATAAAAGTGCAAATATGGATGTGCTTGTCGCATTAGGTACTTCAGCTGCTTACTTCTACAGTATTTATTTAGCTGTAATTCACTATGGCGAACTCCATATCCCTCTCTATTTTGAAACGAGTGCAGTGCTTATTACTCTCATATTACTAGGCAAGTATTTTGAAGCTAAAGCGAAAGGGCATGCAAGTGATGCTATTAATAAATTATTATCATTACAAGTGAAAGAAGCACGTGTAGAAAAGAATGGCGAAACAGTTGAAATGCCTGTTGATCAAGTAAAAAAAGGAGATATCTTGCTAGTTAAAAATGGCGAGTATATTCCCTTAGACGGCGAAATTATAGCAGGTGCAACCAGTGTAGATGAATCGATGTTGACAGGTGAAAGTATACCCGTCGATAAAGAAGAAGGAGATAAAGTTATCGGTGCTACTTTGAACCACGGCAACTTTATTAAAGTTAGAGTAACACAAACAGGAGATGACTTAGTATTAAACCAAATTATTCGCATTGTGGAAGAAGCACAGGGTGAAAAACCTAATATTCAACGCTTAGCAGATAAGATTTCAGGTATTTTCGTACCGACCGTTTTAATGATTGCTTTAGTTGTATTTATTGTTTGGTTCAGTTTAGTGACGCCGCTTAATTTCCAATCAAGTCTAGAAGTGTTCATCGCAGTAATTGTGATTGCTTGTCCTTGTGCACTCGGACTAGCGACACCGACATCAATTATGGCGGGATCTGGGCGTGCAGCTGAACTCGGTGTGTTGTTTAAATCATCAGAAGCATTAGAACAAACGCAAAACGTTGATACGATTGTATTTGATAAGACAGGTACTTTAACAGAAGGTCATCCAAGCGTTTATAAAGTGATAGATAATACAGATAACCAACAGCTCGGTGTATTGATGAAAAGTTTAGAGCAGCAATCAGAACATCCGCTTTCACAAGCTATTACTGAATACTATGCAGATACAGCTGTACTCCCTGTGGAGGATTATCAAACGCATGCAGGTAATGGTATTAGCGGGAAAATTAATGGACAAAGTATTAAAATTGGCTCTATTAGTTTTATTAAACCGGTATTAGAGCAATGGGATGATGCGCTTGAACAAGATATTCAATCCATGCAGCATCAAGGTGCAACCGTGGTATTAGCCACAATAGATAAGCAATTTGCGGGCATGGTTGCTTTACGGGATGAACCTAAAGCAGCAGCCAAGGATTTAATTTATCGCTTGCGTGATGAATACGAAATCATTATGTTGAGCGGAGATACACAGACAACAGCTGAATCAATTGCGAAAGAATTAGGCATATCGCATGTTATTGCCGGCATTAAACCAGATGATAAATCTAACCAAATCGGCCAATTACAAGATGAAGGTAAGAACGTCATGATGGTAGGTGACGGTATTAATGATGCGCCAGCACTAGCTAAAAGTAATATCGGAGTCGCTATGGGCACCGGATCAGATATTGCAATAGAAGCGGGCGACATTATGATTGTCGGCGGAGATATTCAGAAAGTTGATACAGCATTAGATATGAGTAAGAAAACATTGAAAAATATTAAAGAAAATCTATTCTTTGCATTTTGTTATAATGCAATCGGTATTCCAGTAGCAGCATTTGGTTTGCTTGCGCCTTGGATTGCAGGCACAGCTATGGCATTCAGTTCAGTATCTGTAGTACTCAATGCTTTACGTCTTCAAAAAGTTAAATACCAGAAAAATTTACAAAAATAA
- a CDS encoding FtsW/RodA/SpoVE family cell cycle protein, producing the protein MKAQRQKPSKSWLRRIDWVLIIILAIMATISVLFIHSAMGGGQYSSNFSIRQILYYILGGIIALAIMLISPKRIMKYTYTLYFIVCILLIGLLIIPETPITPIINGAKSWYSFGPISIQPSEFMKIILILALAKIVSKHNKYTFNKSLESDFKLFMKILLVSALPMGLILLQNDLGTTLVCLAIIVGILIVSGITWKILAPIFLTIMFVGGFFILSIIYKPSLIESGFGIKTYQLGRIASWLDPYAYSSGDGYHLTESLKAIGSGQLFGKGLNHGEVYIPENHTDFIFSVIGEEFGFLGAVVIIIIFLVLLFHLVRLASKTDNIYNKTYIIGFVSLILFHAVQNMGMTIQLLPITGIPLPFISYGGSSLWSLMVGIGIVLSIYYHQPTPYQPDLLRSKPAKSHSN; encoded by the coding sequence ATGAAAGCTCAACGTCAAAAACCCAGCAAATCATGGCTGCGGCGTATCGATTGGGTACTGATTATCATTTTAGCTATAATGGCCACTATCAGCGTTTTGTTTATTCATTCTGCGATGGGCGGCGGCCAATACAGCTCTAATTTCAGCATCCGTCAAATTCTATATTACATATTAGGCGGCATCATAGCTTTGGCAATCATGTTGATTTCACCAAAACGTATTATGAAATATACTTATACATTGTATTTCATTGTATGTATCTTATTGATAGGTTTATTGATTATTCCGGAAACGCCGATTACACCTATTATTAATGGTGCAAAAAGTTGGTACAGTTTCGGCCCTATCAGTATACAACCATCCGAGTTCATGAAAATCATCTTGATCTTAGCCTTAGCCAAAATTGTCTCTAAACACAATAAATACACCTTCAATAAATCATTAGAATCAGACTTTAAGCTCTTTATGAAGATTTTATTAGTTTCAGCATTACCGATGGGTCTTATCTTATTGCAAAATGACTTAGGAACTACATTAGTGTGCTTAGCAATTATCGTAGGAATTTTGATTGTCAGCGGTATCACTTGGAAGATATTGGCACCTATTTTCTTAACGATTATGTTTGTGGGCGGTTTCTTTATTTTATCAATTATTTACAAACCTTCTTTGATAGAAAGCGGCTTTGGTATTAAGACTTACCAATTAGGACGTATTGCTTCTTGGCTTGATCCTTATGCATACAGCTCTGGAGATGGTTATCACTTAACTGAATCGTTAAAGGCAATTGGTTCAGGGCAATTATTCGGTAAAGGGTTGAATCATGGTGAAGTTTATATTCCAGAAAACCACACTGACTTTATTTTCTCGGTGATTGGAGAAGAATTCGGTTTTCTTGGTGCCGTAGTCATAATTATTATTTTCTTAGTTTTACTTTTCCATCTTGTAAGATTAGCAAGTAAAACAGATAACATTTATAACAAAACTTATATTATCGGATTTGTATCATTGATTTTATTCCATGCCGTACAGAATATGGGAATGACTATTCAGTTGTTACCTATTACAGGTATCCCGCTTCCATTCATCAGTTACGGAGGAAGTTCGTTATGGAGTTTAATGGTGGGCATCGGAATCGTCCTTTCTATTTATTATCATCAGCCAACTCCTTATCAACCTGACCTCTTACGGTCAAAACCCGCTAAATCTCATAGCAACTAA
- a CDS encoding UDP-N-acetylmuramoyl-tripeptide--D-alanyl-D-alanine ligase produces MIDVTLKQIKEWIPCEIDERYLDQSIHGVSIDSREIDDNNLFVPFKGENTDGHRFVAQALKDGAGAAFYQYNAKPDHEVEGPIIWVNDTMLALQELAKAYLKHVNPKVIAVTGSNGKTTTKDMIESVLKPAFKVKKTQGNYNNEIGMPLTILQLDEDTDISILEMGMSGFHEIELLSEIAQPDIAVITNIGESHMQDLGSREGIARAKFEIVSGLKPDGVFIFDGDEPLLKPHVETLNDTEAISIGLAQDNDVVCSVEQHDAMGIAFSLNASEHYQIPILGTHNMRNAAIAITVGKLLGLSYTEIQDNIAKVKLTGMRMELHRTDSDISVINDAYNASPTSMKAAIDTLAAMEGRKILILADVLELGENSADMHASVGTYLENKGIDILLTYGKEAAHIFEEGKDNVNEAQHFDDKEDLIHFIIEKAQPEDKILIKGSRGMKLEDIADALINNK; encoded by the coding sequence ATGATTGATGTAACTTTAAAACAAATCAAAGAATGGATTCCTTGTGAAATCGATGAACGTTATTTAGACCAGAGTATACACGGTGTGTCGATTGATTCTAGAGAAATCGACGACAATAATTTATTTGTACCTTTTAAAGGTGAAAATACGGATGGTCATCGTTTTGTGGCGCAAGCTTTGAAAGATGGAGCGGGTGCAGCTTTTTACCAATATAATGCAAAGCCTGACCACGAAGTAGAAGGCCCTATTATTTGGGTGAATGACACTATGTTAGCTTTACAGGAATTAGCAAAAGCTTATTTAAAACATGTCAATCCTAAAGTCATCGCAGTTACGGGTTCAAACGGTAAAACGACGACTAAAGATATGATTGAAAGTGTCTTGAAACCTGCTTTTAAAGTAAAGAAAACACAAGGCAACTATAATAATGAAATAGGTATGCCGCTGACAATTTTACAATTAGATGAAGATACAGACATTTCAATTTTAGAAATGGGAATGTCAGGTTTTCATGAGATTGAATTGCTTTCAGAGATTGCACAACCAGATATTGCAGTGATTACAAATATCGGTGAATCTCATATGCAAGATTTAGGTTCGAGAGAAGGAATAGCCCGTGCGAAATTTGAAATTGTATCAGGATTAAAGCCCGACGGTGTCTTTATTTTTGATGGCGATGAACCGTTATTAAAACCGCATGTCGAAACTTTAAATGATACAGAAGCTATCAGTATAGGTTTAGCGCAGGATAACGATGTAGTATGCAGTGTAGAGCAACATGATGCTATGGGTATTGCATTTAGTTTAAACGCTAGCGAGCACTATCAAATACCGATTCTAGGTACACATAATATGAGAAATGCAGCTATTGCTATCACAGTTGGGAAGCTATTAGGTTTATCATATACTGAGATCCAAGATAATATAGCGAAAGTAAAATTAACAGGCATGCGTATGGAACTGCATCGTACTGACTCTGATATATCAGTGATTAATGACGCTTATAATGCCAGTCCTACGAGTATGAAAGCAGCAATCGATACTTTAGCAGCCATGGAAGGACGTAAAATTCTAATCCTTGCTGATGTTTTAGAATTAGGTGAAAATAGTGCCGATATGCATGCTTCTGTTGGAACATATTTAGAAAATAAGGGCATCGATATTCTGTTGACTTATGGTAAAGAGGCTGCTCATATTTTTGAAGAAGGTAAAGACAATGTGAATGAAGCACAGCATTTTGATGATAAAGAGGATTTAATTCACTTTATTATCGAAAAAGCTCAACCCGAAGATAAAATTTTAATTAAAGGATCACGAGGCATGAAATTAGAAGATATTGCTGATGCTTTAATTAACAATAAATAA
- a CDS encoding D-alanine--D-alanine ligase: protein MAKENICIIYGGKSAEHDVSILTAQNVLNAINKDDYQVDIIYITNDGAWKKKEDITEEVKEIDSLRLAEVEEGEISNLLTNSSSGQPYAAVFPLLHGPNGEDGTIQGLFEVLDLPYVGNGVLAASSTMDKLVMKQLFAHRGLPQLPYVSFLRSEYEKYQSNILKLVKDKLEFPVFVKPANLGSSVGISKCNGEEELKAGIEEAFQFDRKLVIEQGIEAREIEVAVLGNDYPETTQPGEVVKDVAFYDYKSKYLDGKVRLSIPAELDSEVQTTLRNMAAEAFKATDCAGLLRADFFVTEDNQIFINETNAMPGFTQYSMYPSLWENMGLSYADLITKLINLAKEKHAEKQKNKYKID, encoded by the coding sequence ATGGCTAAAGAAAATATATGCATCATTTATGGTGGAAAGAGCGCAGAACACGATGTGTCTATTTTAACTGCGCAAAATGTATTAAATGCAATCAATAAAGATGATTACCAAGTCGACATCATCTACATTACAAATGATGGTGCTTGGAAGAAAAAAGAAGACATTACTGAGGAAGTAAAAGAGATAGATAGTTTACGTCTTGCTGAAGTAGAAGAAGGCGAAATTTCTAATTTACTTACTAACAGCAGTTCTGGTCAGCCATATGCAGCAGTATTCCCATTATTACACGGGCCAAATGGTGAGGATGGAACAATTCAAGGATTGTTTGAAGTTTTAGATTTACCTTACGTCGGCAATGGTGTATTAGCAGCATCTAGCACGATGGATAAACTCGTAATGAAACAGTTATTTGCTCACAGAGGATTGCCACAACTTCCTTATGTCAGCTTTTTACGTAGTGAATATGAAAAATATCAAAGTAATATCTTAAAACTCGTTAAAGACAAATTGGAATTTCCAGTTTTCGTAAAACCAGCCAATTTAGGATCTAGCGTGGGTATCAGTAAATGTAACGGCGAAGAAGAATTGAAAGCTGGTATTGAAGAAGCATTCCAGTTTGATAGAAAACTCGTTATAGAACAAGGTATTGAAGCGAGAGAAATTGAAGTTGCGGTGCTAGGAAATGACTATCCTGAAACTACTCAACCAGGAGAAGTAGTGAAGGACGTAGCTTTCTATGACTACAAATCAAAATATTTAGATGGCAAAGTAAGATTGTCTATTCCAGCAGAATTAGATTCTGAGGTGCAGACAACTTTACGGAATATGGCAGCAGAAGCATTTAAAGCTACCGATTGTGCGGGACTATTACGTGCGGATTTCTTTGTTACTGAAGACAATCAAATTTTTATTAATGAAACGAATGCTATGCCTGGTTTCACACAATATAGTATGTATCCAAGTTTATGGGAAAACATGGGACTGTCCTATGCAGATTTAATTACTAAATTGATAAATCTGGCTAAAGAAAAACATGCTGAAAAACAAAAGAACAAATATAAAATTGATTAA
- a CDS encoding PH domain-containing protein encodes MKLNRMSSNGKKVLLIEGIIRTVIVALCLAAALIINYFWLHWQEGTAFKIICVIAVVLVGILIVIDCILRPWLMYRQHGYLLHSHFVTVQEGMWFVKHLQIPLFRIQNVDIEEGWLMRKVELATLKLSTAGGNSEIILIDKRKAKEIMNHIKHSSQQISEETESGE; translated from the coding sequence ATGAAGCTTAATCGTATGTCCTCTAATGGTAAGAAAGTTTTGCTTATCGAAGGAATTATCCGTACTGTCATTGTTGCGTTATGTTTAGCAGCTGCTTTAATCATCAATTATTTCTGGCTACATTGGCAAGAGGGGACAGCCTTCAAAATAATCTGTGTGATTGCAGTGGTGCTGGTAGGAATATTAATTGTAATAGATTGTATTCTGCGTCCTTGGTTAATGTATCGCCAACACGGTTATCTCCTGCACTCACATTTTGTCACTGTGCAAGAAGGCATGTGGTTTGTAAAACATTTGCAAATTCCATTGTTTCGCATTCAAAATGTAGATATAGAAGAAGGTTGGCTCATGCGCAAAGTAGAACTTGCTACTTTGAAGCTTTCTACTGCCGGAGGTAATTCTGAGATTATATTGATTGATAAGAGGAAAGCAAAAGAAATTATGAATCACATCAAACATAGTTCTCAACAAATCAGTGAAGAAACGGAATCAGGTGAATAG